Genomic window (Tolypothrix sp. NIES-4075):
TCAGTATCTTTCTCCCCTGCAAGAGTGCTCCCTGCTCCCCTGCCTATAAGGTCACCAGAATTGAGCTGCCGTAAAATGTTTTCAATTTGTTGTACCTTGTCAGACCTCTGTTGCACTTTAAAAATATTTAAAGCTTTTTCCAAAGAAGTGCGAGCATCCTGATGTTTACCTTGTTCCCAAAGCGCTAAAGCAAGATTAGCTAGTGCATCACCATACTCAGGGTTAATTTTTAATGCTTTTTGGTATTCTACAATAGCTTCTGACCATTGCTGTTGACTTGCAAAAACTTGCCCGATCGCATTGTATGCAAGAGCATATTTAGAATTCAAGCTAATTGCTTTTTGATATTCATATTTGCTTAAGTCTGATGGCGATACTTAATATTTAAT
Coding sequences:
- a CDS encoding tetratricopeptide repeat protein; this translates as MNSKYALAYNAIGQVFASQQQWSEAIVEYQKALKINPEYGDALANLALALWEQGKHQDARTSLEKALNIFKVQQRSDKVQQIENILRQLNSGDLIGRGAGSTLAGEKDTEIPLHSWFQAPKFIYAQKQKYLFRDA